A stretch of DNA from Nocardioides sp. Arc9.136:
GGTGTCCGAGGACTCCGAGGTGGAGGCGGACGGGCTGTCGCCGGCCTCCGGGGAACCCTCGTCCTCGGAGCCGCACGCAGCCAGGGCGAGGGACAGCACGGCGGTACCGGCCATCAGCTTCACCCAGGAGGCGGTGGTGGTGGAGCGATTCACGTGGTGAACCTTTCTGTCAGGTTGGTGCACTAACCGCAGGTTCCCGACCCCCGGGAAGGCCGGTCATGGCTCCGTCACCGTAGGACTGGTGGAGAGGCGGTGTGGCGAACGGCACCCTCTCGTCACCAAACCGTTACGTCAACGACGCCGGGCGGCGCGGCGGCCGGGATCCGGCGGACGAGCCGTCCCGCGCGTCACCGGGCGAGGGCGACGAGCTGGACCAGGAGCGGTGCCACGACCAGGGCCGGGAGCAGGTCGGCGACCGGGACCTCGCGGACCCGCAGCAGCCGGAGCGCGACGCCGACGAGCAGCAGCCCGCCGGTCGCCGTGACCGCCGCCAGGTGGGCGTCGGGGAGCACGCCGCCGAGGCCGACGCCGAGCAGGGTCAGTGACCCCTGCACGACGACGACCGTGAGGGACGCGGCGAGCACTCCCCACCCGAACGACGCGGCGAACGCGATGGCCGCGAACCCGTCGAGCGCGGACTTGAGGAACAGCTGGTCCGCGCCGTTCCCGAGGCCGTCGTTGAGCGACCCCAGGATCGTGAGGGGACCGGTGCAGAAGATGAGGGAGGAGATCACGAAGCCCTCGACGAAGCGCTGCTTCTCCGCCGACCCGCGGTCGCCGGCCAGCACGCGCTGCAGCCACCCGCCGAGCCGCTCGACCCGCTGCTCGAGACCGAGCAGCGAGCCGGTGATCCCGCCGACCAGCAGGGCGCCGAGGACGATCAGCATCGGGGCGCTGTCCCCGACCACGTCGGAGAGCTCGACGTCGAGGACGGCCATCGCCGAGGTGCCGGCGATGAGCAGGGTGACCAGCCCGAGGGCGTCGGTGACCACCTCGCGCGTGCGGACGGGGAGCCGGTTGCCCAGGAGCAGGCCCAGGAGGCCACCGGCGAGCACGGCGAGCACGTTGACCAGCGTTCCGACTCCGGGGACCACGGTTCTCCTCACACGGGTCTGACAAGACGGCGGTGGGAGCGTAGTCTCGCCCGAGCAGGTCGGGTCCTCGGGGACCGGACGCCGACCGGTTGGTTCCGTCAGTGGCCCGTGAGGGCCGGGGGAAGGCAGGGGCACCATGCACCGCTCAGTGGTGACGTTGAGGTGCGCCGAGCTCACGGACGCGCCGCTCCTGGCCGACGTGTGGGCGGACGCGATGCGCAGGGCCGACCGGAGCGAGCACGTCGCCGACCTCGAGCTGATCATCAAGGCCGCGGCCGAGTCGCCCGAGCAGCGCATCGTGGTGGCGGAGTTCGACGGCCACCCCGCCGGGGCCGTCCTCCTGCGCGTGACCACGCTGAGCCCGATCAACCTCGACCTCACCGTGCAGGCGCTCTCGCCGCACGTGCTGCCGCAGTACCGCCGCCACGGCGTCGGCCGGGCGCTGATGGAGGCGGCCGTCACCTTCGCCGAGGAGCAGGGCGTCGGCCACGTCGCGACGGCGGCGACCTCCGGGTCGCGGGACGCCAACCGCTTCATGGCCCGGCTCGGGCTCGGTCCGCAGGCGGTCCTGCGGGTGGCCACCACGCACGCCCTGCGCGCCCGGCTGACCGCGCTGCGGCCCGCGCACGAGCGCGGCGGCCGCCAGCTCACCCAGGTGCTGGCCGCCCGGCGCTCGCAGCGCCGCGCCCAGGCCGCGGGCTGACCCCCCGGGCCCGGCCGGCCCTCAGAACCCGACCCGCTCCTTGGGCACCAGCGCGCAGGTGATCCGGGACGTGCACACCCGCTTCCCGCGCTCGTCGGTGACCACGACCTCGTAGGACGCCGACGTGCGGCCGAGGTGGATCGGCGTCGCGGTCCCGGTGACGGTCCCCGATGTCGCCGAGCGGTGGTGGGTGGCGTTGATGTCGACGCCGACCGAGACGCGGTCGGGGTGCGCGTGCAGCGCCGAGCCGATCGAGCCGAGGGTCTCGGCGAGCACGACCGAGGCGCCGCCGTGGAGGAGGCCGTAGGGCTGCTGGTTGCCCTCGACCGGCATGGTCGCGACCACCCGGTCCGGGGATGCCTCGAGCAGCTCGATGCCCATCTTCTCGTTCAGCGTGCCCATGCCCTGCGGCATGGCGGCGATGTACTCCTCGACGTCCATGCCGGGCATTCTTGCCGACCCCGGGACTGTCGGCGACGGCGGATAGAGTCGACGGGTGCCCGACGCCGCGACTGATGCCGTGACCCCGCGA
This window harbors:
- a CDS encoding DUF554 domain-containing protein gives rise to the protein MVPGVGTLVNVLAVLAGGLLGLLLGNRLPVRTREVVTDALGLVTLLIAGTSAMAVLDVELSDVVGDSAPMLIVLGALLVGGITGSLLGLEQRVERLGGWLQRVLAGDRGSAEKQRFVEGFVISSLIFCTGPLTILGSLNDGLGNGADQLFLKSALDGFAAIAFAASFGWGVLAASLTVVVVQGSLTLLGVGLGGVLPDAHLAAVTATGGLLLVGVALRLLRVREVPVADLLPALVVAPLLVQLVALAR
- a CDS encoding GNAT family N-acetyltransferase, coding for MHRSVVTLRCAELTDAPLLADVWADAMRRADRSEHVADLELIIKAAAESPEQRIVVAEFDGHPAGAVLLRVTTLSPINLDLTVQALSPHVLPQYRRHGVGRALMEAAVTFAEEQGVGHVATAATSGSRDANRFMARLGLGPQAVLRVATTHALRARLTALRPAHERGGRQLTQVLAARRSQRRAQAAG
- a CDS encoding PaaI family thioesterase, whose translation is MDVEEYIAAMPQGMGTLNEKMGIELLEASPDRVVATMPVEGNQQPYGLLHGGASVVLAETLGSIGSALHAHPDRVSVGVDINATHHRSATSGTVTGTATPIHLGRTSASYEVVVTDERGKRVCTSRITCALVPKERVGF